A portion of the Eubacterium maltosivorans genome contains these proteins:
- a CDS encoding sigma-70 family RNA polymerase sigma factor — MKDDKYRALNEWVRKAGEGDQTAREMLLMSFKPLILTLINQYVYDPADYEDAYQDAACVFLEAVRDFELDAQVYFQVFIRSRLTNYFKKRREGRFDRSVTPEESLDQEIKSEGGAIALIELILDEKTDVEALCLYKEKNRRLIQAYEKLPPRQKAAFQHFFLQKGTLAELAKAEGVSPSVMTRACRSALKKLRQFV, encoded by the coding sequence TTGAAGGATGACAAATACCGCGCCCTAAACGAATGGGTGCGCAAGGCCGGCGAGGGCGACCAGACCGCCAGAGAAATGCTGCTCATGAGCTTTAAGCCGCTGATTTTAACGCTCATCAACCAGTATGTGTATGATCCGGCAGACTACGAGGACGCATACCAGGACGCAGCCTGCGTTTTTCTGGAGGCAGTCCGGGATTTTGAGCTGGACGCCCAGGTTTATTTTCAGGTGTTTATCCGGTCAAGACTTACCAACTACTTTAAAAAACGGCGCGAGGGGCGGTTTGACCGATCCGTCACACCAGAGGAATCGTTGGACCAGGAGATAAAAAGCGAGGGCGGGGCCATTGCCCTTATCGAGCTGATTTTAGATGAAAAAACCGATGTGGAGGCGCTCTGTCTTTACAAGGAGAAAAACAGACGGCTGATTCAGGCCTATGAAAAGCTGCCGCCGCGCCAAAAAGCCGCATTTCAACACTTTTTTCTGCAAAAGGGGACACTTGCCGAGCTGGCAAAGGCAGAGGGTGTGAGCCCCTCTGTGATGACCAGAGCGTGCCGGAGCGCCCTTAAAAAGCTTAGGCAGTTTGTATGA
- a CDS encoding phage antirepressor KilAC domain-containing protein has translation MAATIFTQTFESALFGRIRTLVEQEAADGQVTREWLVAADVCAALGYSKDASSIVRRHVSPADTSKRRILDANGHPQGMLVVNESGLYALIFGSTRPEAQSFKRYVTAVILPSIRRHGAYMEDDVMDRVQDDPEAMRELMAMLRAETAKNRVLSAKLNKLETRVRELKPAAAFGEAITASVGTISMGDMAKLLRQNGLNIGRNRLFTRLRQGGFLSAQKGSWNKPLQWTMELGYFEIEEGFFEKPLGGEKKTLWSVTRVTPKGQACLVDWFLTWDKEEKA, from the coding sequence ATGGCCGCGACAATTTTTACCCAGACCTTTGAGAGCGCTCTTTTCGGAAGGATCCGCACGCTGGTGGAGCAGGAGGCCGCAGACGGCCAGGTGACCCGAGAATGGCTGGTGGCCGCGGATGTGTGCGCTGCCCTTGGATACAGTAAAGACGCTTCGAGCATTGTCAGGCGCCACGTGAGCCCGGCAGATACGTCGAAACGGCGTATCTTAGACGCCAACGGGCACCCCCAGGGGATGCTGGTCGTTAACGAGAGCGGGCTGTACGCCTTGATCTTTGGCAGCACACGCCCGGAGGCCCAGAGCTTTAAGCGTTATGTGACCGCGGTCATCCTGCCCAGCATCCGCAGACATGGCGCCTATATGGAAGACGACGTGATGGACCGGGTGCAGGACGATCCCGAGGCCATGCGGGAGCTGATGGCCATGCTGAGGGCCGAGACCGCCAAAAACAGGGTATTGAGCGCCAAGCTCAATAAGCTGGAAACCCGCGTCCGGGAGCTAAAGCCCGCCGCGGCCTTTGGCGAGGCCATCACCGCCTCCGTGGGGACCATCTCCATGGGGGATATGGCAAAGCTTTTGCGCCAGAACGGCCTGAACATCGGGCGGAACCGCCTGTTCACCAGGCTGCGCCAGGGCGGCTTCCTAAGCGCTCAGAAGGGCAGCTGGAACAAGCCCCTGCAGTGGACCATGGAGCTGGGCTATTTTGAAATCGAGGAGGGCTTTTTTGAAAAGCCCCTGGGCGGGGAGAAAAAGACCCTCTGGTCGGTGACCCGTGTCACGCCAAAAGGCCAGGCCTGCCTGGTCGACTGGTTTTTAACCTGGGATAAGGAGGAAAAGGCATAA
- a CDS encoding DUF6017 domain-containing protein, which produces MAVFRVERNKGYTVMSNHHLRNKELSLKAKGLLSQMLSLPEDWDYTLKGLSLINREKIDAIREAIKELERAGYIVRSRERDEKGRLRGADYVIFEQPQPPTPDLPTLENPTLDNPTQEKPTLEKPTLENPTQLNKDIQRTDLPKKEKSNTDLSSTHSIPILSPNPSPCREAATPPERKGTEAAAQSAVDIYREIIKDNIDYHILKQDMKFDGDRLDEIVDLMLETVCTARKRVRIAGDDYPAELVKSKFMKLDGEHIRFVLDCMRENTTKIRNIKQYLKAALFNAPSTIGNYYTSLVAHDMASGALSPKKPQYGDPDYYSFKPGESL; this is translated from the coding sequence ATGGCAGTTTTCAGAGTGGAACGGAACAAGGGCTACACCGTAATGAGCAACCACCACCTACGCAACAAGGAGCTTTCCTTAAAGGCAAAAGGGCTGTTGTCGCAAATGCTGTCACTCCCCGAAGATTGGGACTACACCTTGAAAGGCTTATCCCTTATCAACCGGGAGAAGATAGACGCTATCCGCGAAGCCATTAAGGAGCTTGAACGCGCCGGGTATATCGTTCGGTCAAGGGAGCGCGACGAGAAAGGACGCTTGCGGGGCGCGGACTATGTGATATTCGAGCAGCCGCAGCCGCCTACGCCGGATTTACCTACATTGGAAAATCCAACATTGGATAATCCAACGCAGGAAAAACCAACATTGGAAAAACCTACGTTGGAAAATCCAACGCAATTAAATAAAGATATACAAAGAACTGACTTACCAAAAAAAGAAAAATCAAATACAGATTTATCAAGTACCCATTCCATTCCTATCCTTTCCCCTAACCCCTCTCCTTGCAGAGAAGCGGCTACGCCGCCGGAACGGAAAGGAACGGAAGCGGCAGCACAGAGCGCAGTTGATATATACCGGGAAATCATCAAGGACAATATCGACTACCACATTCTCAAACAGGACATGAAGTTTGACGGGGACAGGCTGGACGAGATTGTAGACCTCATGCTTGAAACCGTATGCACCGCCAGAAAGCGGGTACGGATTGCGGGGGACGACTACCCGGCAGAGCTTGTGAAATCTAAGTTTATGAAACTGGACGGCGAGCATATCCGCTTTGTGCTTGACTGTATGCGGGAGAACACAACGAAAATCCGCAACATCAAGCAATATCTGAAAGCAGCCCTTTTCAACGCCCCGTCCACTATCGGCAATTATTACACTTCCCTTGTCGCCCATGACATGGCAAGCGGCGCACTGTCACCGAAGAAGCCGCAGTACGGCGACCCGGACTATTATTCATTCAAACCGGGCGAAAGCCTGTAA
- a CDS encoding PcfB family protein, with product MQDEVNEKTIALYIKTGKLTAQTLQKAMKAILSKGKKQLAKPPQGKQSLKQLMKQNAGVSNIEITEGNIKAFESTAKKYGIDFALKKDATESPPRYLVFFKGRDADVLTAAFKEFSAKKLTQEKKPSIRKLLSTLKEAAQGKNAERAKVKNKDREVSL from the coding sequence TTGCAGGACGAAGTAAACGAAAAGACCATAGCCCTTTACATCAAGACCGGGAAGCTGACCGCCCAGACGCTCCAAAAGGCAATGAAAGCCATACTGTCAAAGGGCAAAAAGCAGCTTGCAAAACCGCCACAGGGAAAGCAGAGCTTAAAGCAGCTTATGAAGCAGAACGCGGGCGTTTCCAACATTGAGATTACCGAGGGCAATATCAAAGCCTTTGAGAGTACGGCGAAAAAGTACGGTATCGACTTTGCGCTGAAAAAGGACGCAACGGAAAGCCCGCCCCGCTATCTGGTTTTTTTCAAGGGGCGGGACGCGGACGTGCTGACCGCAGCCTTTAAGGAGTTTTCCGCAAAGAAGCTGACACAGGAGAAAAAGCCCTCTATCCGAAAGCTGCTCTCTACGCTCAAAGAAGCCGCACAGGGCAAGAACGCGGAACGGGCAAAGGTCAAGAACAAGGACAGGGAGGTATCGCTATGA
- a CDS encoding DUF5348 domain-containing protein, translating to MAQKMTGALVFDERTDRYDIRFDLNSYYGGLHCGECFDVFVRGKWKPTRIEYGDNWYLVGIRAEDLNGLRVRI from the coding sequence ATGGCACAGAAAATGACAGGAGCATTGGTATTTGACGAGCGCACCGACCGTTACGACATTCGCTTTGACTTAAACAGCTACTACGGGGGCTTGCATTGCGGTGAGTGCTTTGACGTATTCGTGCGGGGCAAGTGGAAGCCGACCCGGATTGAGTACGGCGACAACTGGTATCTTGTGGGTATCAGAGCCGAGGACTTGAACGGGCTGCGGGTGCGTATCTGA
- a CDS encoding DUF2922 domain-containing protein, whose product MPTTNKDLTIHFQRADGKEFKITIPDYKEGITDAEIKAGAQAIVDQGAFLPDGFGLIKVTGAVKVDTTKTDVVIEEAA is encoded by the coding sequence ATGCCAACAACCAACAAAGATTTAACCATCCATTTTCAGCGAGCAGACGGGAAAGAGTTTAAGATCACCATTCCCGATTACAAGGAAGGCATCACCGATGCCGAAATCAAGGCAGGGGCCCAGGCCATTGTGGACCAGGGCGCCTTTCTGCCCGACGGCTTTGGGCTAATCAAGGTGACCGGAGCCGTGAAAGTCGACACCACCAAAACCGACGTGGTCATCGAGGAAGCAGCATAA